One stretch of Armigeres subalbatus isolate Guangzhou_Male chromosome 2, GZ_Asu_2, whole genome shotgun sequence DNA includes these proteins:
- the LOC134210860 gene encoding troponin C, isoallergen Bla g 6.0101-like isoform X2 has protein sequence MEKVELSKDQLKVLKEAFDAFDKDKTGSIPTDVVGTILELLGHTLSEEELEDVIDEYDEDESGQLEFNEFVQLASNYVEPEEDYDALRKELREVFMMYDREAKGFIPVDSFKQILRELDGAVPEEELDDIVDEIDADGSGTVDFEEFMEVMTGGDE, from the exons GAACTGAGCAAGGACCAGCTGAAAG TGCTGAAGGAAGCTTTCGATGCATTCGACAAAGACAAGACCGGCAGCATTCCCACCGATGTCGTTGGAACGATTCTTGAGCTGCTCGGCCATACCCTGTCCGAGGAAGAGCTGGAGGATGTGATCGACGAGTACGATGAGGATGAATCCGGCCAGCTGGAGTTCAACGAGTTTGTGCAACTGGCGTCGAACTACGTGGAACCAGAGGAGGACTACGATGCGTTACGGAAGGAGCTTAGGGAGGTGTTTATGATGTACGACCGAGAAG CCAAGGGCTTCATTCCAGTAGATTCCTTCAAACAGATCCTCCGGGAGTTGGACGGTGCCGTACCCGAGGAAGAATTGGACGACATCGTAGATGAAATTGATGCTGATGGTTCGGGAACGGTAGATTTTGAAG AATTCATGGAGGTTATGACAG GTGGAGACGAATAA
- the LOC134210860 gene encoding troponin C, isoallergen Bla g 6.0101-like isoform X5: MEKVELSKDQLKVLKEAFDAFDKDKTGSIPTDVVGTILELLGHTLSEEELEDVIDEYDEDESGQLEFNEFVQLASNYVEPEEDYDALRKELREVFMMYDREAKGFIPVDSFKQILRELDGAVPEEELDDIVDEIDADGSGTVDFEEFMEVMTAM, from the exons GAACTGAGCAAGGACCAGCTGAAAG TGCTGAAGGAAGCTTTCGATGCATTCGACAAAGACAAGACCGGCAGCATTCCCACCGATGTCGTTGGAACGATTCTTGAGCTGCTCGGCCATACCCTGTCCGAGGAAGAGCTGGAGGATGTGATCGACGAGTACGATGAGGATGAATCCGGCCAGCTGGAGTTCAACGAGTTTGTGCAACTGGCGTCGAACTACGTGGAACCAGAGGAGGACTACGATGCGTTACGGAAGGAGCTTAGGGAGGTGTTTATGATGTACGACCGAGAAG CCAAGGGCTTCATTCCAGTAGATTCCTTCAAACAGATCCTCCGGGAGTTGGACGGTGCCGTACCCGAGGAAGAATTGGACGACATCGTAGATGAAATTGATGCTGATGGTTCGGGAACGGTAGATTTTGAAG AATTCATGGAGGTTATGACAG CTATGTAA
- the LOC134210860 gene encoding troponin C, isoallergen Bla g 6.0101-like isoform X4 — translation MEKVELSKDQLKVLKEAFDAFDKDKTGSIPTDVVGTILELLGHTLSEEELEDVIDEYDEDESGQLEFNEFVQLASNYVEPEEDYDALRKELREVFMMYDREAKGFIPVDSFKQILRELDGAVPEEELDDIVDEIDADGSGTVDFEEFMEVMTGE, via the exons GAACTGAGCAAGGACCAGCTGAAAG TGCTGAAGGAAGCTTTCGATGCATTCGACAAAGACAAGACCGGCAGCATTCCCACCGATGTCGTTGGAACGATTCTTGAGCTGCTCGGCCATACCCTGTCCGAGGAAGAGCTGGAGGATGTGATCGACGAGTACGATGAGGATGAATCCGGCCAGCTGGAGTTCAACGAGTTTGTGCAACTGGCGTCGAACTACGTGGAACCAGAGGAGGACTACGATGCGTTACGGAAGGAGCTTAGGGAGGTGTTTATGATGTACGACCGAGAAG CCAAGGGCTTCATTCCAGTAGATTCCTTCAAACAGATCCTCCGGGAGTTGGACGGTGCCGTACCCGAGGAAGAATTGGACGACATCGTAGATGAAATTGATGCTGATGGTTCGGGAACGGTAGATTTTGAAG AATTCATGGAGGTTATGACAGGTGAATAA
- the LOC134210860 gene encoding troponin C, isoallergen Bla g 6.0101-like isoform X3, which produces MEKVELSKDQLKVLKEAFDAFDKDKTGSIPTDVVGTILELLGHTLSEEELEDVIDEYDEDESGQLEFNEFVQLASNYVEPEEDYDALRKELREVFMMYDREAKGFIPVDSFKQILRELDGAVPEEELDDIVDEIDADGSGTVDFEEFMEVMTGIM; this is translated from the exons GAACTGAGCAAGGACCAGCTGAAAG TGCTGAAGGAAGCTTTCGATGCATTCGACAAAGACAAGACCGGCAGCATTCCCACCGATGTCGTTGGAACGATTCTTGAGCTGCTCGGCCATACCCTGTCCGAGGAAGAGCTGGAGGATGTGATCGACGAGTACGATGAGGATGAATCCGGCCAGCTGGAGTTCAACGAGTTTGTGCAACTGGCGTCGAACTACGTGGAACCAGAGGAGGACTACGATGCGTTACGGAAGGAGCTTAGGGAGGTGTTTATGATGTACGACCGAGAAG CCAAGGGCTTCATTCCAGTAGATTCCTTCAAACAGATCCTCCGGGAGTTGGACGGTGCCGTACCCGAGGAAGAATTGGACGACATCGTAGATGAAATTGATGCTGATGGTTCGGGAACGGTAGATTTTGAAG AATTCATGGAGGTTATGACAG GCATTATGTAG
- the LOC134210860 gene encoding troponin C, isoallergen Bla g 6.0101-like isoform X7, producing the protein MEKVELSKDQLKVLKEAFDAFDKDKTGSIPTDVVGTILELLGHTLSEEELEDVIDEYDEDESGQLEFNEFVQLASNYVEPEEDYDALRKELREVFMMYDREAKGFIPVDSFKQILRELDGAVPEEELDDIVDEIDADGSGTVDFEEFMEVMTGL; encoded by the exons GAACTGAGCAAGGACCAGCTGAAAG TGCTGAAGGAAGCTTTCGATGCATTCGACAAAGACAAGACCGGCAGCATTCCCACCGATGTCGTTGGAACGATTCTTGAGCTGCTCGGCCATACCCTGTCCGAGGAAGAGCTGGAGGATGTGATCGACGAGTACGATGAGGATGAATCCGGCCAGCTGGAGTTCAACGAGTTTGTGCAACTGGCGTCGAACTACGTGGAACCAGAGGAGGACTACGATGCGTTACGGAAGGAGCTTAGGGAGGTGTTTATGATGTACGACCGAGAAG CCAAGGGCTTCATTCCAGTAGATTCCTTCAAACAGATCCTCCGGGAGTTGGACGGTGCCGTACCCGAGGAAGAATTGGACGACATCGTAGATGAAATTGATGCTGATGGTTCGGGAACGGTAGATTTTGAAG AATTCATGGAGGTTATGACAG
- the LOC134210860 gene encoding troponin C, isoallergen Bla g 6.0101-like isoform X6: MEKVELSKDQLKVLKEAFDAFDKDKTGSIPTDVVGTILELLGHTLSEEELEDVIDEYDEDESGQLEFNEFVQLASNYVEPEEDYDALRKELREVFMMYDREAKGFIPVDSFKQILRELDGAVPEEELDDIVDEIDADGSGTVDFEEFMEVMTGL; encoded by the exons GAACTGAGCAAGGACCAGCTGAAAG TGCTGAAGGAAGCTTTCGATGCATTCGACAAAGACAAGACCGGCAGCATTCCCACCGATGTCGTTGGAACGATTCTTGAGCTGCTCGGCCATACCCTGTCCGAGGAAGAGCTGGAGGATGTGATCGACGAGTACGATGAGGATGAATCCGGCCAGCTGGAGTTCAACGAGTTTGTGCAACTGGCGTCGAACTACGTGGAACCAGAGGAGGACTACGATGCGTTACGGAAGGAGCTTAGGGAGGTGTTTATGATGTACGACCGAGAAG CCAAGGGCTTCATTCCAGTAGATTCCTTCAAACAGATCCTCCGGGAGTTGGACGGTGCCGTACCCGAGGAAGAATTGGACGACATCGTAGATGAAATTGATGCTGATGGTTCGGGAACGGTAGATTTTGAAG AATTCATGGAGGTTATGACAG GTTTATAA
- the LOC134210860 gene encoding troponin C, isoallergen Bla g 6.0101-like isoform X1: MEKVELSKDQLKVLKEAFDAFDKDKTGSIPTDVVGTILELLGHTLSEEELEDVIDEYDEDESGQLEFNEFVQLASNYVEPEEDYDALRKELREVFMMYDREAKGFIPVDSFKQILRELDGAVPEEELDDIVDEIDADGSGTVDFEEFMEVMTDRDPNKDS, encoded by the exons GAACTGAGCAAGGACCAGCTGAAAG TGCTGAAGGAAGCTTTCGATGCATTCGACAAAGACAAGACCGGCAGCATTCCCACCGATGTCGTTGGAACGATTCTTGAGCTGCTCGGCCATACCCTGTCCGAGGAAGAGCTGGAGGATGTGATCGACGAGTACGATGAGGATGAATCCGGCCAGCTGGAGTTCAACGAGTTTGTGCAACTGGCGTCGAACTACGTGGAACCAGAGGAGGACTACGATGCGTTACGGAAGGAGCTTAGGGAGGTGTTTATGATGTACGACCGAGAAG CCAAGGGCTTCATTCCAGTAGATTCCTTCAAACAGATCCTCCGGGAGTTGGACGGTGCCGTACCCGAGGAAGAATTGGACGACATCGTAGATGAAATTGATGCTGATGGTTCGGGAACGGTAGATTTTGAAG AATTCATGGAGGTTATGACAG